The following coding sequences are from one Salvia hispanica cultivar TCC Black 2014 chromosome 3, UniMelb_Shisp_WGS_1.0, whole genome shotgun sequence window:
- the LOC125211691 gene encoding ABC transporter G family member 22-like isoform X3, with product MEKTANSATSLIRTKSDQLVETIAAALGAIKSPGDAAADSSGNLSRISSRRLTAASPGRNTHIRKSRSAQLKFDVDDLSGGAALSRASSASLGFSFSGFASFTVPADDFADSKPFSDDEIAEDLEAGRHKKRLQSEPTIPIYLKFTDVTHKVILKGMTSTVEKDILYGINGSVAPGEVLALMGPSGSGKTSLLSLLGGRVREPAHGGSITYNDEPYSKSLKCRIGFVTQDDVLFPHLTVRETLTYAARLRLPKTLTKEEKDKRASDVIYELGLESCQDTMIGGSFVRGVSGGERKRVCIGNEIIINPSLLFLDEPTSGLDSTTALRIVDTLHDIAEAGKTVVTTIHQPSSRLFHKFDKLILLGKGSLLYFGKVSEAMVYFSSIGCSPLIAMNPAEFMLDLANGNVTDISVPSELEDRVQIGDSTTETKSGKPAPAVVHEAYEARVDESEKKKLKNPTPVDDEIKAKVCSAKREWGASWFEQYSILFCRGLKERRHDYFSWLRVTQVLATAAILGLLWWQSGSNNPKELQDQAGLLFFIAVFWGFFPVFTAIFTFPQERAMLSKERAADMYRLSAYFVARTTSDLPLDLILPILFLVVVYFMAGLRMNACSFFLTVVTVFLCIIAAQGLGLAIGATLMDLKRATTLASVTVMTFMLAGGYFVKNVPVFISWLRYLSFNYHTYKLLLKVQYEHISDTINGVRIDDGCKEVGALLTMVIGYRLLAYLSLRRMKLQPGS from the exons ATGGAGAAGACAGCGAATTCGGCGACGAGTCTCATCCGGACGAAATCGGACCAGCTGGTGGAGACGATAGCGGCGGCGCTGGGCGCGATAAAGTCTCCTGGCGACGCGGCGGCGGACAGCAGCGGCAATTTGTCGCGGATCTCGAGCCGGCGGCTGACGGCGGCGTCGCCGGGGAGGAACACGCACATTCGGAAGTCGAGGAGCGCTCAGCTGAAATTCGACGTCGACGATTTGAGCGGCGGCGCCGCCCTGAGCCGCGCCTCCAGCGCTAGCCTCGGATTTTCGTTTAGCGGATTTGCTAGCTTCACTGTCCCCGCCGATGATTTCGCCGATTCAAAGCCGTTTAGCGACGACGAGATCG CTGAAGATCTTGAGGCAGGAAGGCACAAGAAGAGACTCCAATCAGAACCCACAATACCAATCTACCTCAAG TTCACAGATGTAACTCACAAGGTGATTTTAAAAGGCATGACGTCGACGGTGGAGAAGGATATTTTATATGGGATCAACGGCTCTGTTGCTCCGGGGGAAGTTCTGGCTCTGATGGGGCCATCTGGAAGTGGAAAGACTTCGTTGCTGAGTCTGCTGGGAGGGAGAGTGAGAGAGCCTGCCCATGGTGGCTCGATCACGTACAATGATGAACCATATTCCAAGTCCCTAAAGTGCAG GATAGGGTTTGTGACTCAAGACGATGTTCTGTTTCCTCATCTTACGGTGCGGGAGACGCTGACTTATGCAGCTCGGTTGAGGCTTCCAAAGACTTTGACgaaagaggaaaaagataaaagagcATCGGATGTTATATACGAGCTGGGGCTAGAGAG CTGTCAAGACACTATGATAGGGGGCTCCTTTGTCCGGGGTGTCTCGGGTGGAGAAAGGAAGCGTGTGTGCATTGGAAACGAGATAATTATCAACCCGTCCCTCTTGTTCCTGGATGAACCCACCTCAGGCCTTGATTCTACGACTGCTTTGAGGATTGTGGACACATTGCACGATATAGCCGAG GCTGGGAAAACAGTGGTGACCACGATTCACCAGCCATCGAGCAGACTCTTCCATAAGTTCGACAAGTTGATCCTTCTTGGCAAAGGGAGTCTGCTTTACTTTGGCAAGGTGTCGGAAGCAATGGTTTACTTCTCATCCATAGGCTGTTCCCCTCTAATTGCGATGAACCCTGCAGAGTTCATGCTCGACCTTGCAAATGGGAACGTAACAGACATTTCTGTCCCCTCGGAATTGGAGGATAGAGTGCAAATCGGGGACTCCACAACAGAAACAAAGAGTGGAAAACCAGCTCCAGCAGTTGTGCATGAG GCCTATGAGGCACGGGTTGATGAAAGTGAGAAGAAGAAACTTAAAAACCCAACACCTGTTGATGACGAGATTAAGGCCAAAGTATGTTCTGCAAAGAGAGAATGGGGAGCAAGCTGGTTTGAACAGTACTCCATACTATTCTGCAGAGGACTAAAAGAACGGAGGCACGATTACTTTAGCTGGTTGAGGGTAACTCAGGTTCTTGCAACCGCAGCTATTTTGGGATTGCTATGGTGGCAATCTGGCAGCAATAACCCCAAAGAACTGCAAGATCAG GCAGGGTTACTGTTCTTCATTGCTGTGTTCTGGGGATTCTTCCCAGTCTTTACAGCCATCTTTACATTTCCCCAAGAGAGAGCCATGCTAAGCAAGGAACGAGCAGCTGACATGTACAGATTGAGTGCATATTTTGTGGCAAGAACAACAAGCGACCTTCCGCTTGACCTAATACTGCCAATACTTTTCCTCGTGGTTGTATATTTCATGGCAGGGTTACGAATGAATGCTTGTTCCTTTTTCCTCACTGTAGTGACAGTCTTTCTCTGCATTATAGCAGCTCAG GGGCTCGGGCTAGCCATTGGTGCCACACTGATGGATTTAAAGAGGGCAACAACTCTGGCTTCGGTTACAGTAATGACCTTCATGTTGGCTGGAGGATACTTTGTGAAG AATGTTCCAGTGTTCATATCATGGCTTCGCTATCTCTCCTTCAATTACCATACCTACAAACTTCTCCTGAAAGTACAGTACGAGCACATAAGTGACACGATCAACGGGGTCAGAATAGACGACGGTTGCAAGGAAGTTGGAGCACTGCTAACAATGGTGATAGGCTATAGGCTACTAGCTTACCTATCGTTGCGAAGAATGAAGCTCCAGCCAGGATCTTAG
- the LOC125211692 gene encoding prolycopene isomerase, chloroplastic produces the protein MSILSSGVSFHRSILSKPEPLSSRNPRNQNRRILCLNHLNSLNSSSDGLEFGASRGKGEKRSSLSRLKSAVDVGEVVETSGTSGRDSCSYDAIVIGSGIGGLVAATQLAVKGAKVLVLEKYVIPGGSSGFYERDGFKFDVGSSVMFGFSDKGNLNLITQALAAVGARLEVIPDPTTVHFHLPNGLSVQVHREYNKFISELISKFPHEKEGILKFYGVCWQVYNALNSLELKSLEEPIYLFGQFFKKPVECLTLAYYLPQNAGDIARKYIKDPELLSFIDAECFIVSTVNGKRTPMINASMVVCDRHFGGINYPVGGVGEIAKSLAKGLTKKGSEILYKANATSIIIEDGKAVGVNLSDGRQFYAKTIISNATRWDTFGKLLKKENLPKEEKKFQEAYVKAPSFLSIHVGVKADVLPPDTDCHHFVLEDDWKNLEIPYGSIFLSIPTVLDKSLAPEGNHILHIFTTSSVEDWEGLSRKDYEEKKERVAGEIINRLEKKLFPGLKSSIVFKEVGTPKTHRRYLARDSGTYGPMPRNVPKGLLGMPFNTTAIDGLYCVGDSCFPGQGVIAVAFSGVMCAHRVAADLGFEKKNPVLDTALLQLLGWFRTLA, from the exons atgagcATCCTCAGTTCTGGGGTTTCTTTCCATCGCTCAATTTTAAGTAAGCCTGAGCCTTTGAGCAGCCGAAACCCCAGAAACCAAAATCGCAGGATTCTCTGTTTAAACCATTTGAATTCCTTGAATTCGAGCAGTGATGGGTTGGAATTTGGGGCCAGCAGGGGTAAGGGTGAGAAAAGGAGCAGTCTTTCTAGGTTGAAATCGGCTGTTGATGTTGGGGAAGTGGTAGAGACTTCTGGGACAAGTGGGAGGGATAGCTGCTCCTATGATGCAATTGTTATAGGTTCCGGGATTGGGGGGCTGGTGGCGGCGACACAGCTGGCGGTGAAAGGGGCGAAAGTTTTGGTCTTGGAGAAGTATGTGATTCCTGGAGGAAGCTCTGGGTTTTATGAGAGGGATGGCTTTAAATTCGATGTTGGATCATCGGTCATGTTTGGTTTCAGCGATAAG GGAAATCTGAATTTGATCACACAAGCATTAGCAGCTGTGGGAGCTAGGCTGGAAGTGATACCTGATCCCACCACtgttcattttcatttacctAATGGCCTCTCTGTCCAAGTACATAGAGAATATAACAAGTTTATTTCTGAACTTATCAGTAAATTCCCTCATGAGAAAGAAGGGATTCTCAAATTCTACGGTGTCTGCTGGCAG GTCTATAATGCACTGAACTCATTGGAGTTGAAGTCACTGGAGGAGCCAATCTACCTTTTCGGGCAATTTTTTAAGAAGCCTGTTGAATGCTTGACTCTAG CCTACTATCTTCCCCAAAATGCTGGTGACATTGCTCGAAAGTATATCAAAGATCCTGAGTTGCTGTCCTTTATTGATGCTGAG TGTTTCATTGTGAGTACGGTTAATGGTAAGCGGACACCTATGATCAATGCAAGCATG GTTGTATGTGATAGACATTTTGGTGGGATCAACTATCCTGTCGGAGGAGTTGGAGAAATTGCAAAGTCATTAGCAAAGGGTTTGACTAAAAAGGGGAGCGAGATACTTTATAAGGCAAATGCTACCAGCATTATCATAGAAGACGGAAAAGCA GTGGGGGTGAATCTATCAGATGGAAGGCAATTTTATGCTAAAACCATAATTTCAAATGCCACTAGATGGGATACCTTCG GCAAGCtcttgaaaaaagaaaatttacccaaggaagaaaaaaagtttcaGGAGGCATATGTTAAAGCAccatcttttctctctattcATGTGGGGGTTAAAGCTGATGTTTTACCACCAGATACCGATTGCCACCATTTCGTCCTAGAG GATGACTGGAAAAACTTGGAAATCCCTTATGGAAGTATATTTCTAAGCATTCCAACTGTCCTCGATAAATCATTGGCTCCAGAAGGAAACCACATTCTTCACATTTTCACGACTTCTTCGGTTGAGGACTGGGAG GGTCTGTCGCGCAAGGATTATGAAGAAAAGAAGGAACGTGTGGCCGGAGAGATAATTAACAGGCTCGAGAAGAAACTATTCCCTGGACTGAAGTCATCTATAGTATTTAAGGAG GTGGGGACACCAAAGACACATCGGCGATATTTGGCCCGTGATAGTGGCACTTATGGTCCAATGCCTCGAAATGTTCCGAAGGGCTTACTGGGCATGCCCTTCAACACAACG GCTATTGATGGTTTGTATTGTGTGGGAGATAGTTGCTTTCCTGGGCAAGGTGTCATAGCTGTAGCTTTTTCGGGAGTTATGTGTGCACATCGAGTGGCGGCTGATTTGG GATTCGAGAAGAAAAACCCTGTGCTTGATACCGCTCTCCTTCAGCTACTTGGTTGGTTCAGGACTTTAGCATGA
- the LOC125211691 gene encoding ABC transporter G family member 22-like isoform X4 produces the protein MQTQIIIAIMSSQFTDVTHKVILKGMTSTVEKDILYGINGSVAPGEVLALMGPSGSGKTSLLSLLGGRVREPAHGGSITYNDEPYSKSLKCRIGFVTQDDVLFPHLTVRETLTYAARLRLPKTLTKEEKDKRASDVIYELGLESCQDTMIGGSFVRGVSGGERKRVCIGNEIIINPSLLFLDEPTSGLDSTTALRIVDTLHDIAEAGKTVVTTIHQPSSRLFHKFDKLILLGKGSLLYFGKVSEAMVYFSSIGCSPLIAMNPAEFMLDLANGNVTDISVPSELEDRVQIGDSTTETKSGKPAPAVVHEQYLVEAYEARVDESEKKKLKNPTPVDDEIKAKVCSAKREWGASWFEQYSILFCRGLKERRHDYFSWLRVTQVLATAAILGLLWWQSGSNNPKELQDQAGLLFFIAVFWGFFPVFTAIFTFPQERAMLSKERAADMYRLSAYFVARTTSDLPLDLILPILFLVVVYFMAGLRMNACSFFLTVVTVFLCIIAAQGLGLAIGATLMDLKRATTLASVTVMTFMLAGGYFVKNVPVFISWLRYLSFNYHTYKLLLKVQYEHISDTINGVRIDDGCKEVGALLTMVIGYRLLAYLSLRRMKLQPGS, from the exons ATGCAAACTCAAATCATTATTGCTATTATGTCATCTCAG TTCACAGATGTAACTCACAAGGTGATTTTAAAAGGCATGACGTCGACGGTGGAGAAGGATATTTTATATGGGATCAACGGCTCTGTTGCTCCGGGGGAAGTTCTGGCTCTGATGGGGCCATCTGGAAGTGGAAAGACTTCGTTGCTGAGTCTGCTGGGAGGGAGAGTGAGAGAGCCTGCCCATGGTGGCTCGATCACGTACAATGATGAACCATATTCCAAGTCCCTAAAGTGCAG GATAGGGTTTGTGACTCAAGACGATGTTCTGTTTCCTCATCTTACGGTGCGGGAGACGCTGACTTATGCAGCTCGGTTGAGGCTTCCAAAGACTTTGACgaaagaggaaaaagataaaagagcATCGGATGTTATATACGAGCTGGGGCTAGAGAG CTGTCAAGACACTATGATAGGGGGCTCCTTTGTCCGGGGTGTCTCGGGTGGAGAAAGGAAGCGTGTGTGCATTGGAAACGAGATAATTATCAACCCGTCCCTCTTGTTCCTGGATGAACCCACCTCAGGCCTTGATTCTACGACTGCTTTGAGGATTGTGGACACATTGCACGATATAGCCGAG GCTGGGAAAACAGTGGTGACCACGATTCACCAGCCATCGAGCAGACTCTTCCATAAGTTCGACAAGTTGATCCTTCTTGGCAAAGGGAGTCTGCTTTACTTTGGCAAGGTGTCGGAAGCAATGGTTTACTTCTCATCCATAGGCTGTTCCCCTCTAATTGCGATGAACCCTGCAGAGTTCATGCTCGACCTTGCAAATGGGAACGTAACAGACATTTCTGTCCCCTCGGAATTGGAGGATAGAGTGCAAATCGGGGACTCCACAACAGAAACAAAGAGTGGAAAACCAGCTCCAGCAGTTGTGCATGAG CAGTATCTTGTGGAGGCCTATGAGGCACGGGTTGATGAAAGTGAGAAGAAGAAACTTAAAAACCCAACACCTGTTGATGACGAGATTAAGGCCAAAGTATGTTCTGCAAAGAGAGAATGGGGAGCAAGCTGGTTTGAACAGTACTCCATACTATTCTGCAGAGGACTAAAAGAACGGAGGCACGATTACTTTAGCTGGTTGAGGGTAACTCAGGTTCTTGCAACCGCAGCTATTTTGGGATTGCTATGGTGGCAATCTGGCAGCAATAACCCCAAAGAACTGCAAGATCAG GCAGGGTTACTGTTCTTCATTGCTGTGTTCTGGGGATTCTTCCCAGTCTTTACAGCCATCTTTACATTTCCCCAAGAGAGAGCCATGCTAAGCAAGGAACGAGCAGCTGACATGTACAGATTGAGTGCATATTTTGTGGCAAGAACAACAAGCGACCTTCCGCTTGACCTAATACTGCCAATACTTTTCCTCGTGGTTGTATATTTCATGGCAGGGTTACGAATGAATGCTTGTTCCTTTTTCCTCACTGTAGTGACAGTCTTTCTCTGCATTATAGCAGCTCAG GGGCTCGGGCTAGCCATTGGTGCCACACTGATGGATTTAAAGAGGGCAACAACTCTGGCTTCGGTTACAGTAATGACCTTCATGTTGGCTGGAGGATACTTTGTGAAG AATGTTCCAGTGTTCATATCATGGCTTCGCTATCTCTCCTTCAATTACCATACCTACAAACTTCTCCTGAAAGTACAGTACGAGCACATAAGTGACACGATCAACGGGGTCAGAATAGACGACGGTTGCAAGGAAGTTGGAGCACTGCTAACAATGGTGATAGGCTATAGGCTACTAGCTTACCTATCGTTGCGAAGAATGAAGCTCCAGCCAGGATCTTAG
- the LOC125211691 gene encoding ABC transporter G family member 22-like isoform X1, which yields MEKTANSATSLIRTKSDQLVETIAAALGAIKSPGDAAADSSGNLSRISSRRLTAASPGRNTHIRKSRSAQLKFDVDDLSGGAALSRASSASLGFSFSGFASFTVPADDFADSKPFSDDEIAEDLEAGRHKKRLQSEPTIPIYLKFTDVTHKVILKGMTSTVEKDILYGINGSVAPGEVLALMGPSGSGKTSLLSLLGGRVREPAHGGSITYNDEPYSKSLKCRIGFVTQDDVLFPHLTVRETLTYAARLRLPKTLTKEEKDKRASDVIYELGLESCQDTMIGGSFVRGVSGGERKRVCIGNEIIINPSLLFLDEPTSGLDSTTALRIVDTLHDIAEAGKTVVTTIHQPSSRLFHKFDKLILLGKGSLLYFGKVSEAMVYFSSIGCSPLIAMNPAEFMLDLANGNVTDISVPSELEDRVQIGDSTTETKSGKPAPAVVHEQYLVEAYEARVDESEKKKLKNPTPVDDEIKAKVCSAKREWGASWFEQYSILFCRGLKERRHDYFSWLRVTQVLATAAILGLLWWQSGSNNPKELQDQAGLLFFIAVFWGFFPVFTAIFTFPQERAMLSKERAADMYRLSAYFVARTTSDLPLDLILPILFLVVVYFMAGLRMNACSFFLTVVTVFLCIIAAQGLGLAIGATLMDLKRATTLASVTVMTFMLAGGYFVKNVPVFISWLRYLSFNYHTYKLLLKVQYEHISDTINGVRIDDGCKEVGALLTMVIGYRLLAYLSLRRMKLQPGS from the exons ATGGAGAAGACAGCGAATTCGGCGACGAGTCTCATCCGGACGAAATCGGACCAGCTGGTGGAGACGATAGCGGCGGCGCTGGGCGCGATAAAGTCTCCTGGCGACGCGGCGGCGGACAGCAGCGGCAATTTGTCGCGGATCTCGAGCCGGCGGCTGACGGCGGCGTCGCCGGGGAGGAACACGCACATTCGGAAGTCGAGGAGCGCTCAGCTGAAATTCGACGTCGACGATTTGAGCGGCGGCGCCGCCCTGAGCCGCGCCTCCAGCGCTAGCCTCGGATTTTCGTTTAGCGGATTTGCTAGCTTCACTGTCCCCGCCGATGATTTCGCCGATTCAAAGCCGTTTAGCGACGACGAGATCG CTGAAGATCTTGAGGCAGGAAGGCACAAGAAGAGACTCCAATCAGAACCCACAATACCAATCTACCTCAAG TTCACAGATGTAACTCACAAGGTGATTTTAAAAGGCATGACGTCGACGGTGGAGAAGGATATTTTATATGGGATCAACGGCTCTGTTGCTCCGGGGGAAGTTCTGGCTCTGATGGGGCCATCTGGAAGTGGAAAGACTTCGTTGCTGAGTCTGCTGGGAGGGAGAGTGAGAGAGCCTGCCCATGGTGGCTCGATCACGTACAATGATGAACCATATTCCAAGTCCCTAAAGTGCAG GATAGGGTTTGTGACTCAAGACGATGTTCTGTTTCCTCATCTTACGGTGCGGGAGACGCTGACTTATGCAGCTCGGTTGAGGCTTCCAAAGACTTTGACgaaagaggaaaaagataaaagagcATCGGATGTTATATACGAGCTGGGGCTAGAGAG CTGTCAAGACACTATGATAGGGGGCTCCTTTGTCCGGGGTGTCTCGGGTGGAGAAAGGAAGCGTGTGTGCATTGGAAACGAGATAATTATCAACCCGTCCCTCTTGTTCCTGGATGAACCCACCTCAGGCCTTGATTCTACGACTGCTTTGAGGATTGTGGACACATTGCACGATATAGCCGAG GCTGGGAAAACAGTGGTGACCACGATTCACCAGCCATCGAGCAGACTCTTCCATAAGTTCGACAAGTTGATCCTTCTTGGCAAAGGGAGTCTGCTTTACTTTGGCAAGGTGTCGGAAGCAATGGTTTACTTCTCATCCATAGGCTGTTCCCCTCTAATTGCGATGAACCCTGCAGAGTTCATGCTCGACCTTGCAAATGGGAACGTAACAGACATTTCTGTCCCCTCGGAATTGGAGGATAGAGTGCAAATCGGGGACTCCACAACAGAAACAAAGAGTGGAAAACCAGCTCCAGCAGTTGTGCATGAG CAGTATCTTGTGGAGGCCTATGAGGCACGGGTTGATGAAAGTGAGAAGAAGAAACTTAAAAACCCAACACCTGTTGATGACGAGATTAAGGCCAAAGTATGTTCTGCAAAGAGAGAATGGGGAGCAAGCTGGTTTGAACAGTACTCCATACTATTCTGCAGAGGACTAAAAGAACGGAGGCACGATTACTTTAGCTGGTTGAGGGTAACTCAGGTTCTTGCAACCGCAGCTATTTTGGGATTGCTATGGTGGCAATCTGGCAGCAATAACCCCAAAGAACTGCAAGATCAG GCAGGGTTACTGTTCTTCATTGCTGTGTTCTGGGGATTCTTCCCAGTCTTTACAGCCATCTTTACATTTCCCCAAGAGAGAGCCATGCTAAGCAAGGAACGAGCAGCTGACATGTACAGATTGAGTGCATATTTTGTGGCAAGAACAACAAGCGACCTTCCGCTTGACCTAATACTGCCAATACTTTTCCTCGTGGTTGTATATTTCATGGCAGGGTTACGAATGAATGCTTGTTCCTTTTTCCTCACTGTAGTGACAGTCTTTCTCTGCATTATAGCAGCTCAG GGGCTCGGGCTAGCCATTGGTGCCACACTGATGGATTTAAAGAGGGCAACAACTCTGGCTTCGGTTACAGTAATGACCTTCATGTTGGCTGGAGGATACTTTGTGAAG AATGTTCCAGTGTTCATATCATGGCTTCGCTATCTCTCCTTCAATTACCATACCTACAAACTTCTCCTGAAAGTACAGTACGAGCACATAAGTGACACGATCAACGGGGTCAGAATAGACGACGGTTGCAAGGAAGTTGGAGCACTGCTAACAATGGTGATAGGCTATAGGCTACTAGCTTACCTATCGTTGCGAAGAATGAAGCTCCAGCCAGGATCTTAG
- the LOC125211691 gene encoding ABC transporter G family member 22-like isoform X2 produces MEKTANSATSLIRTKSDQLVETIAAALGAIKSPGDAAADSSGNLSRISSRRLTAASPGRNTHIRKSRSAQLKFDVDDLSGGAALSRASSASLGFSFSGFASFTVPADDFADSKPFSDDEIAEDLEAGRHKKRLQSEPTIPIYLKFTDVTHKVILKGMTSTVEKDILYGINGSVAPGEVLALMGPSGSGKTSLLSLLGGRVREPAHGGSITYNDEPYSKSLKCRIGFVTQDDVLFPHLTVRETLTYAARLRLPKTLTKEEKDKRASDVIYELGLESCQDTMIGGSFVRGVSGGERKRVCIGNEIIINPSLLFLDEPTSGLDSTTALRIVDTLHDIAEAGKTVVTTIHQPSSRLFHKFDKLILLGKGSLLYFGKVSEAMVYFSSIGCSPLIAMNPAEFMLDLANGNVTDISVPSELEDRVQIGDSTTETKSGKPAPAVVHEYLVEAYEARVDESEKKKLKNPTPVDDEIKAKVCSAKREWGASWFEQYSILFCRGLKERRHDYFSWLRVTQVLATAAILGLLWWQSGSNNPKELQDQAGLLFFIAVFWGFFPVFTAIFTFPQERAMLSKERAADMYRLSAYFVARTTSDLPLDLILPILFLVVVYFMAGLRMNACSFFLTVVTVFLCIIAAQGLGLAIGATLMDLKRATTLASVTVMTFMLAGGYFVKNVPVFISWLRYLSFNYHTYKLLLKVQYEHISDTINGVRIDDGCKEVGALLTMVIGYRLLAYLSLRRMKLQPGS; encoded by the exons ATGGAGAAGACAGCGAATTCGGCGACGAGTCTCATCCGGACGAAATCGGACCAGCTGGTGGAGACGATAGCGGCGGCGCTGGGCGCGATAAAGTCTCCTGGCGACGCGGCGGCGGACAGCAGCGGCAATTTGTCGCGGATCTCGAGCCGGCGGCTGACGGCGGCGTCGCCGGGGAGGAACACGCACATTCGGAAGTCGAGGAGCGCTCAGCTGAAATTCGACGTCGACGATTTGAGCGGCGGCGCCGCCCTGAGCCGCGCCTCCAGCGCTAGCCTCGGATTTTCGTTTAGCGGATTTGCTAGCTTCACTGTCCCCGCCGATGATTTCGCCGATTCAAAGCCGTTTAGCGACGACGAGATCG CTGAAGATCTTGAGGCAGGAAGGCACAAGAAGAGACTCCAATCAGAACCCACAATACCAATCTACCTCAAG TTCACAGATGTAACTCACAAGGTGATTTTAAAAGGCATGACGTCGACGGTGGAGAAGGATATTTTATATGGGATCAACGGCTCTGTTGCTCCGGGGGAAGTTCTGGCTCTGATGGGGCCATCTGGAAGTGGAAAGACTTCGTTGCTGAGTCTGCTGGGAGGGAGAGTGAGAGAGCCTGCCCATGGTGGCTCGATCACGTACAATGATGAACCATATTCCAAGTCCCTAAAGTGCAG GATAGGGTTTGTGACTCAAGACGATGTTCTGTTTCCTCATCTTACGGTGCGGGAGACGCTGACTTATGCAGCTCGGTTGAGGCTTCCAAAGACTTTGACgaaagaggaaaaagataaaagagcATCGGATGTTATATACGAGCTGGGGCTAGAGAG CTGTCAAGACACTATGATAGGGGGCTCCTTTGTCCGGGGTGTCTCGGGTGGAGAAAGGAAGCGTGTGTGCATTGGAAACGAGATAATTATCAACCCGTCCCTCTTGTTCCTGGATGAACCCACCTCAGGCCTTGATTCTACGACTGCTTTGAGGATTGTGGACACATTGCACGATATAGCCGAG GCTGGGAAAACAGTGGTGACCACGATTCACCAGCCATCGAGCAGACTCTTCCATAAGTTCGACAAGTTGATCCTTCTTGGCAAAGGGAGTCTGCTTTACTTTGGCAAGGTGTCGGAAGCAATGGTTTACTTCTCATCCATAGGCTGTTCCCCTCTAATTGCGATGAACCCTGCAGAGTTCATGCTCGACCTTGCAAATGGGAACGTAACAGACATTTCTGTCCCCTCGGAATTGGAGGATAGAGTGCAAATCGGGGACTCCACAACAGAAACAAAGAGTGGAAAACCAGCTCCAGCAGTTGTGCATGAG TATCTTGTGGAGGCCTATGAGGCACGGGTTGATGAAAGTGAGAAGAAGAAACTTAAAAACCCAACACCTGTTGATGACGAGATTAAGGCCAAAGTATGTTCTGCAAAGAGAGAATGGGGAGCAAGCTGGTTTGAACAGTACTCCATACTATTCTGCAGAGGACTAAAAGAACGGAGGCACGATTACTTTAGCTGGTTGAGGGTAACTCAGGTTCTTGCAACCGCAGCTATTTTGGGATTGCTATGGTGGCAATCTGGCAGCAATAACCCCAAAGAACTGCAAGATCAG GCAGGGTTACTGTTCTTCATTGCTGTGTTCTGGGGATTCTTCCCAGTCTTTACAGCCATCTTTACATTTCCCCAAGAGAGAGCCATGCTAAGCAAGGAACGAGCAGCTGACATGTACAGATTGAGTGCATATTTTGTGGCAAGAACAACAAGCGACCTTCCGCTTGACCTAATACTGCCAATACTTTTCCTCGTGGTTGTATATTTCATGGCAGGGTTACGAATGAATGCTTGTTCCTTTTTCCTCACTGTAGTGACAGTCTTTCTCTGCATTATAGCAGCTCAG GGGCTCGGGCTAGCCATTGGTGCCACACTGATGGATTTAAAGAGGGCAACAACTCTGGCTTCGGTTACAGTAATGACCTTCATGTTGGCTGGAGGATACTTTGTGAAG AATGTTCCAGTGTTCATATCATGGCTTCGCTATCTCTCCTTCAATTACCATACCTACAAACTTCTCCTGAAAGTACAGTACGAGCACATAAGTGACACGATCAACGGGGTCAGAATAGACGACGGTTGCAAGGAAGTTGGAGCACTGCTAACAATGGTGATAGGCTATAGGCTACTAGCTTACCTATCGTTGCGAAGAATGAAGCTCCAGCCAGGATCTTAG